Proteins encoded by one window of Chanos chanos chromosome 7, fChaCha1.1, whole genome shotgun sequence:
- the LOC115817427 gene encoding E3 ubiquitin-protein ligase TRIM39-like, with the protein MASSSSLLSEEQFQCSICLDVFTDPVSTPCGHNFCMTCIKGFWDRSDWCQCPLCKRSFEKRPELFVNTMFADLTVHTLQIPAVKTRDVSCDICTEEKRVALKSCLVCLTSYCETHLEPHQRVSALKKHKLIDPVENVEDYICKKHERPLELFCRDDQTCVCQFCTEGEHRTHNTVPIEEESGERKTHMGRMRTEVQQMIQDRLKKIEEIRYSVEINKKNTEMEITDTVEVFTALMRSIQTFQAEVLEEMEERQKSSEKEAEGVIKELEQEISDLKRRDIELEQLSHTEDLLHLLQIYPSVCSPPHTKDWTDISIKTAVSVDALRRFLTQLEESFNVETNKIVEMKLMRVHEYAVNVTLDPDTAHPNLILSDERKEVTHGNKRLALPYSTKRFDTCPCVLGKEGFSSGRFYYEVQVSGKTKWDLGVARQSINRKGNIELSPENGYWTVWLRNGNEYEALASPSVPLSLRQKAQKVGVFVDYEKGLISFYDVGARSHIYSFTGQSFTGKLYPYFGLCNNDGGKNSAPMIITPITNTT; encoded by the exons ATggcttcctccagcagtctcctgtctgagGAGCAGTTCCAGTGTTCtatctgtctggatgtgttcactgatcCAGTCTCTACTCCATGTGGACACAACTTCTGTATGACCTGTATCAAAGGATTCTGGGACAGGAGTGACTGGTGCCAGTGCCCACTGTGTAAAAGGAGTTTTGAAAAGAGACCAGAGCTCTTTGTCAATACAATGTTTGCTGATTTAACTGTTCA TACCCTACAGATACCTGCTGTTAAAACCAGAGACGTTTCATGTGATATCTGCACAGAGGAGAAACGTGTTGCtctgaagtcctgtctggtgtgtctgaccTCTTACTGTGAGACTCACCTGGAGCCTCATCAGAGAGTCTCAGCCttgaagaaacacaaactgattgatcctgtggagaatgtggaggattatatctgtaagaaacatgagagacccctggagctgttctgtagagatgatcagacatgtgtgtgtcagttctgtactgagggagagcacagaacacacaacactgttcccatagaggaggagagtggagagaggaag acacacatggggAGGATGCGAACTGAAGTCCAGCAGATGATCCAGGACAGACTGAAGAAGATTGAAGAGATCAGATACTCAGTAGAGATCAATAAA aaaaacacagagatggagataACAGACACTGTTGAGGTGTTCACTGCTCTTATGAGATCCATTCAGACATTCCAGGCTGAGGTACttgaggagatggaggagagacagaaatcaTCAGAGAAGGAGGCTGAAGGAGTCATTAAAGAACTGGAGCAGGAAATCAGTGatttaaagaggagagacattgagctggagcagctctcacacactgaggacctcctccacctcctacag ATTTACCCATCTGTGTGCAGCCCTCCACACACCAAGGACTGGACTGACATCAGTATTAAgactgctgtgagtgtggaCGCTCTGAGGAGATTTCTGACTCAGCTGGAGGAATCATTCAATGTGGAAACAAATAAGATAGTGGAAATGA AACTGATGCGGGTTCATGAGTATGCAG TAAATGTGACTTTGGATCCTGACACAGCTCATCCAAacctcatcctgtctgatgaaagaaaagaggtgaCACATGGAAACAAACGACTGGCTCTCCCTTACAGCACAAAGAGGTTTGATACATGTCCCTGTGTCCTAGGAAAGgaggggttctcctcagggagattttactatgaggtgcaGGTCAGTGGGAAGACTAAATGGGATTTAGGAGTGGCCAGACAGTCCATTAACAGAAAGGGAAATATTGAACTGAGCCCTGAGAATGGATACTGGACTGTGTGGCTGAGGAACGGGAATGAGTATGAGGCTCTTGCTAgtccctctgtccccctctctctgagacagaaagcccagaaggtgggggtgtttgtggattatgagaaAGGTCTGatctccttttatgatgtgggGGCCAggtctcatatctactctttcactggtcagtctttcactggGAAA